The following proteins are encoded in a genomic region of Triticum dicoccoides isolate Atlit2015 ecotype Zavitan chromosome 1B, WEW_v2.0, whole genome shotgun sequence:
- the LOC119349110 gene encoding UDP-glycosyltransferase 88F3-like, whose translation MKASKQSFTGPSSPRAKDSPTPTQMEKTVVLYPGLTVSHFVPMMRLAGSLLEHGYAVSVAMIIDPAVMGDTAFAAAIGRAAAAMPSVRFHTFPPVEDPPRLAPGPQFLASYFHLVRRYNDRLHDFLCSSTRVHAVVVDSMSVSADALEVTKRLGIPGYVMFTSGAAALAAFAQLPYVLGEGGRKSFKELGDAPVEFLGLPPVPASHLFAEVLEDPEGDTYKTAMAGLSRIPDTDGFLVNTVESLEARAVDALRDPRCLPAGRVMPPVYCVGLGPFLGGIESEADERHECLAWLDAQPDRSVVFLCFGSTGAANHSAEQLKEIATGLEKSGHRFLWVVRAPHGGDPDLDALLPDGFLERTGSRGRVVKQWAPQAEVLRHGATGAFVTHCGWNSVLEGVAAGVPMLCWPLHAEQKMNKLLMVGEMGLAAEMVGWQRGLVEAAEVERKVRLVMESEEGRQLRARAEQHQEGAAAAWSDGGSSRAALALFLSDVDRRWQARARGGEAA comes from the coding sequence ATGAAGGCTTCCAAACAGAGCTTCACAGGTCCATCCTCTCCCCGCGCCAAAGATAGTCCAACTCCAACGCAGATGGAGAAGACGGTGGTTCTGTACCCCGGCCTCACCGTGAGCCACTTCGTCCCCATGATGCGGCTCGCCGGCTCCCTCCTCGAGCACGGCTACGCCGTCTCCGTCGCAATGATCATCGACCCCGCCGTCATGGGGGACACAGCGTTCGCGGCAGCcatcggccgcgccgccgccgccatgccgtCCGTCCGCTTCCACACTTTCCCGCCTGTGGAGGACCCGCCCAGGCTAGCCCCCGGCCCGCAGTTCCTCGCGAGCTACTTCCACCTCGTGCGCCGCTACAACGACCGCCTCCACGACTTCCTCTGCTCCTCCACGCGCGTCCACGCCGTGGTCGTGGACTCGATGTCAGTGTCAGCTGATGCGCTGGAGGTCACCAAGAGGCTCGGGATCCCAGGCTACGTCATGTTCACCTCCGGCGCCGCCGCCCTCGCGGCCTTCGCCCAGCTTCCTTATGTCCTCGGGGAGGGCGGCCGAAAAAGCTTCAAGGAGCTGGGCGACGCCCCTGTCGAGTTCCTTGGCCTTCCGCCGGTTCCGGCTTCGCACCTGTTCGCCGAGGTGCTCGAGGACCCGGAGGGCGACACGTACAAGACGGCGATGGCCGGGCTGTCCCGGATCCCGGACACCGATGGCTTCCTGGTGAACACGGTCGAGTCGTTGGAGGCTCGCGCGGTGGACGCTCTCAGGGACCCTCGGTGCCTCCCCGCTGGCCGGGTCATGCCCCCGGTGTACTGCGTCGGACTCGGGCCATTCCTCGGCGGCATCGAGAGCGAGGCGGACGAGCGGCACGAGTGTCTCGCCTGGCTAGACGCGCAGCCGGACCGCAGCGTGGTGTTCCTCTGCTTCGGGAGCACAGGCGCAGCGAACCACTCTGCGGAGCAGCTCAAGGAGATCGCCACCGGCCTGGAGAAGTCCGGCCACCGGTTCCTGTGGGTCGTGCGAGCGCCCCACGGCGGCGACCCGGACCTCGATGCGCTCCTCCCGGACGGGTTCCTGGAGCGCaccggcagccgcggccgcgtcgtcAAGCAGTGGGCGCCGCAGGCCGAGGTGCTCCGCCACGGGGCCACCGGCGCGTTCGTGACGCACTGCGGGTGGAACTCGGTGCTGGAGGGCGTGGCGGCGGGCGTGCCGATGCTGTGCTGGCCGCTCCACGCGGAGCAGAAAATGAACAAGCTGCTGATGGTGGGGGAGATGGGGCTCGCAGCGGAGATGGTCGGGTGGCAGCGTGGGCTGGTGGAGGCCGCCGAGGTGGAGCGCAAGGTGAGGCTGGTCATGGAGTCCGAGGAGGGCAGGCAGCTCAGGGCGCGCGCGGAGCAGCACCAGGAGGGCGCGGCCGCGGCCTGGAGCGACGGCGGGTCGTCGCGCGCGGCGCTGGCTTTGTTCTTGTCGGACGTGGACCGCCGGTGGCAGGCTCGGGCTCGCGGCGGGGAAGCTGCGTGA